In a single window of the Kitasatospora sp. NBC_01246 genome:
- a CDS encoding type IV secretory system conjugative DNA transfer family protein, which yields MDDSTLLWALGAGVVVSGSAAVLAAGALAGLLSGGGLPRMTASVPETVLMSVVKGPGAVYSPAPPTWLFWLMLGLLAVLLLMAAVALIRRGGRRRRVPTGGARWGGTAVEKEMTLAEAPAERPDRITAGRGQATGKVVGVIERSASGVAFGPPGSSKTTGLLAPNAAEWQGPAIVTGTKVADLEEIYNARRHLGPVWAIAPAGLPDGPWIPAHWSPVDYAVDADRAELMAEWMADAAQKTYDPRAEPWLIQARAIVAGVLLASKVSKGGIGDFRRWLALGSDAVEHVRSILEKPYPEAALDYAQPWLKLHEDGAGSVQFTLNVLAAVYRNTGIRAVAERTDFTAEQLLASNGTLVLIASPSNADRFAPLFTSLIASVIHEAEAKYEKAGRHPDRTLGLFIDEAGNMLRYPKLPNTLTTGRGMGIACFTIWHSYSQLVERMGREGARTVISASTLRMLLPGLADDETLRYFSYLFGKELVERTSTTSSDGRDSTSTSFVESDLLPVHQLREIPDHTAIALYFNRPPIRVNMRLTWRDPDVMAWLARPLDPALAALPAQALPLAAPVTLTKTTP from the coding sequence ATGGACGACAGCACCCTGCTGTGGGCGCTGGGCGCCGGCGTGGTGGTCTCGGGCAGTGCCGCAGTGCTTGCCGCCGGGGCCCTCGCCGGGCTGCTGTCCGGCGGCGGCCTGCCGAGGATGACGGCCAGCGTGCCGGAGACGGTGCTGATGTCGGTGGTCAAGGGCCCCGGGGCGGTCTACTCCCCGGCCCCGCCCACCTGGCTGTTCTGGCTGATGCTCGGCCTCCTGGCCGTGCTCCTGCTGATGGCCGCCGTGGCCCTGATCCGCCGCGGCGGCCGCCGTCGCCGGGTTCCGACGGGCGGCGCCCGGTGGGGCGGGACGGCCGTGGAGAAGGAGATGACCCTGGCCGAGGCCCCGGCGGAGCGCCCGGACCGGATCACGGCCGGACGCGGCCAGGCCACCGGCAAGGTGGTCGGTGTGATCGAGCGCAGCGCCTCCGGCGTCGCGTTCGGGCCGCCCGGAAGCTCCAAGACCACCGGTCTGCTGGCCCCGAACGCCGCCGAGTGGCAGGGGCCGGCGATCGTGACCGGGACCAAGGTGGCGGACCTGGAGGAGATCTACAACGCGCGCCGCCACCTCGGTCCGGTGTGGGCGATCGCGCCCGCCGGCCTGCCCGACGGGCCGTGGATTCCGGCCCACTGGTCGCCGGTGGACTACGCGGTGGACGCGGACCGTGCCGAGCTGATGGCCGAGTGGATGGCGGATGCGGCCCAGAAAACGTACGACCCGCGGGCCGAACCGTGGCTGATCCAGGCCCGTGCCATCGTCGCCGGCGTACTGCTGGCTTCGAAGGTCTCCAAGGGCGGCATCGGCGACTTCCGGCGCTGGCTCGCCCTGGGCTCGGACGCCGTCGAGCACGTGCGGAGCATCCTGGAGAAGCCCTATCCCGAGGCCGCGCTGGACTACGCGCAGCCCTGGCTCAAGCTGCACGAAGACGGCGCCGGCTCTGTGCAGTTCACCCTCAACGTGCTGGCCGCCGTCTACCGCAACACGGGCATCCGGGCCGTGGCGGAGAGGACGGATTTCACCGCCGAGCAGCTCCTGGCGAGCAACGGCACGTTGGTGCTGATCGCCTCGCCGTCGAACGCGGACCGGTTCGCGCCGCTGTTCACCTCGCTGATCGCCTCGGTGATCCACGAAGCGGAAGCGAAGTACGAGAAGGCCGGCCGCCACCCCGACCGCACCCTCGGCCTCTTCATCGACGAAGCGGGCAACATGCTGCGGTACCCGAAGCTGCCGAACACGCTGACCACCGGCCGCGGAATGGGCATCGCCTGCTTCACCATCTGGCACTCCTACTCCCAGCTGGTCGAGCGGATGGGCCGCGAGGGCGCGCGGACCGTCATCTCGGCGAGCACGCTGCGGATGCTGCTGCCGGGTCTGGCCGATGACGAGACTTTGCGCTACTTCTCGTATCTGTTCGGCAAGGAGCTGGTCGAGCGGACCAGCACCACCAGCTCGGACGGCCGGGACTCCACCTCGACCAGCTTTGTGGAGTCCGACCTGCTGCCCGTGCACCAGCTGCGCGAGATCCCCGACCACACCGCGATCGCGTTGTACTTCAACCGGCCGCCGATCCGGGTCAACATGCGTCTGACCTGGCGCGACCCCGACGTGATGGCCTGGCTGGCCCGACCGCTCGACCCGGCGCTCGCGGCCCTGCCCGCGCAGGCCCTGCCGCTCGCCGCGCCGGTCACCCTCACGAAGACCACCCCGTAG
- a CDS encoding type VI secretion protein, with translation MSFPFLRRRDGGDTSLEAASLADLLGPGDQVPRQRALTPRELRRARLLEDPDAAMRIAPRKGWHQPYAGRAASHARAEVFRADTGRASGIYPFLHAASLPPVGPYIGWNTLTMQAFSAHPAAWVLEGLATNPNVMITGIPGSGKSAHIKALCFRLMALGQRTLIAGDVKGEYRRLCEHLGVEPVRLGPGLRGRLNPLDAGPLGQDLHLIKGRAELQARLTEIHRRRLTLVKALLELQLKRNLLPQEEECLDVAVREVTGELAGTGESRLDTPTLPLVYGVLKDPTEAMAKELRVRGGDVQTAREQMASIRSALGGMVTGHLGGLFDQRTSISLDWEAPIQSVDISALEQYGDETVAMVLTCVSSWAQSAIDRPGRPWIVVRDELWRQMRSGGAAMVRKIDADLRLSRATGTIQLLATHRLSDFEAVGAAGSEAVAIAKDLIASCETRIQLAQDTKPLRMTREAIGLTDAECDLIGSWGAGQRGRALWKVGRGGGSHAVQLMLSHIEKTLFETDEKMVI, from the coding sequence GTGAGCTTCCCGTTCCTGCGTCGCCGCGATGGCGGCGACACCTCACTCGAAGCGGCCTCCCTGGCCGACCTGCTCGGGCCCGGCGACCAGGTGCCCCGGCAGCGTGCGCTCACCCCGCGCGAGCTGCGGCGCGCCCGACTGCTGGAAGATCCGGACGCGGCGATGCGGATCGCCCCGCGCAAGGGCTGGCACCAGCCCTACGCGGGCCGCGCGGCCAGCCACGCCCGCGCCGAGGTCTTCCGCGCGGACACCGGCCGCGCGAGCGGAATCTACCCGTTCCTGCACGCCGCGAGCCTGCCGCCGGTCGGGCCGTACATCGGCTGGAACACGCTGACGATGCAAGCGTTTTCGGCTCACCCGGCGGCTTGGGTCCTCGAAGGGTTGGCGACCAACCCTAATGTGATGATCACAGGAATTCCGGGCAGCGGGAAGTCCGCGCACATCAAGGCCCTGTGCTTCCGGTTGATGGCCCTCGGCCAGCGCACGCTGATCGCCGGCGACGTCAAAGGCGAGTACAGGCGGCTCTGCGAGCACCTCGGGGTCGAGCCGGTGCGGCTCGGCCCCGGCCTTCGGGGCCGGCTCAATCCGCTGGACGCCGGGCCGCTCGGCCAGGACCTGCACCTCATCAAGGGCCGGGCCGAGCTGCAGGCCCGGCTCACCGAGATCCACCGCCGCCGCCTGACTCTGGTCAAGGCCCTGCTGGAACTGCAGCTCAAGCGGAACTTGCTGCCGCAGGAGGAGGAGTGCCTGGACGTCGCGGTGCGGGAGGTGACCGGCGAGCTGGCCGGTACCGGGGAGAGCCGGCTGGACACCCCCACCCTTCCGCTGGTCTACGGGGTCCTCAAGGACCCGACCGAGGCCATGGCCAAGGAACTGCGGGTGCGCGGGGGCGACGTGCAGACCGCGCGCGAGCAGATGGCCAGCATCCGCTCCGCGCTCGGCGGCATGGTCACCGGCCACCTGGGCGGTTTGTTCGACCAGAGGACCAGCATCAGCCTGGACTGGGAGGCGCCGATCCAGAGCGTCGACATCTCCGCCCTGGAGCAGTACGGGGACGAGACGGTCGCCATGGTGCTGACCTGCGTGTCCTCCTGGGCGCAGTCGGCGATCGACCGGCCGGGCCGGCCGTGGATCGTCGTCCGGGACGAACTGTGGCGCCAGATGCGCTCAGGCGGGGCGGCGATGGTCCGCAAGATCGACGCTGACCTGCGGCTGAGCCGGGCGACAGGCACGATCCAGCTCCTGGCCACCCACCGCCTGAGCGACTTCGAGGCGGTGGGCGCGGCGGGCTCCGAGGCGGTCGCCATCGCCAAGGATCTGATCGCCAGCTGCGAGACCCGCATTCAGCTCGCGCAGGACACCAAGCCGCTGCGGATGACCCGCGAGGCGATCGGCCTCACCGACGCCGAGTGCGACCTGATCGGAAGCTGGGGCGCCGGCCAACGTGGCCGCGCCCTCTGGAAGGTCGGCCGCGGCGGCGGCAGCCACGCGGTGCAGCTGATGCTCAGCCACATCGAGAAGACGCTGTTCGAGACGGACGAGAAGATGGTGATCTGA
- a CDS encoding SCO6880 family protein: MSLTTTTPDTYRGWQAEKSGFIGNLSGVGFSLMAAAAVIALIPIYLHSWSGAVVALPLAALLLLLAYGRVMGLAAEEWIFLAVRHQIAVATKRNLFYSGVFAPADKEGNQPMDLPGVLARLRILTASDGQGGKLGIVHNPIDNTYTLVARVTFPGLALIDTDRQNNRVRQWATFLRSQCKEDGAIVRLQVHQRSLPDDGEALRSWTSRHISPDAPPAAVQALGELMESAGPAATIRETYLSVTLSSTRARLAVRGAGGGQIGAAAVLVREFNAMTGTLSSAGLQVVEVLDPRRVAAVIRTAFDPHSQQMLAARTSAAGLESWTGTAPGLDPALAGPAAAETTWGLYQHDGAWTVTYQVRGFPQSEVFATFLQPLLRPRSNARRSMSLVYEPVGPSKARRELSRERSKRQAAGILRKKTGRAESEDERREDAIARDQDIARASGQGVVRMVALIAVTVTNLDELETACAELQADASDAGLELRRCWGAMDEAFAAAALPLGMGLPPRRTAL, encoded by the coding sequence GTGTCCCTGACCACGACCACACCGGACACCTACCGCGGGTGGCAGGCCGAGAAGTCCGGGTTCATCGGCAACTTGTCGGGCGTCGGCTTCTCCCTGATGGCGGCCGCCGCGGTGATCGCCCTCATCCCGATCTACCTGCACAGCTGGAGCGGCGCTGTGGTGGCGCTCCCGCTGGCCGCTCTCCTGCTCCTACTCGCCTACGGGCGGGTGATGGGCCTGGCCGCAGAGGAGTGGATCTTCCTCGCGGTCCGGCACCAGATCGCCGTAGCCACCAAGCGGAATTTGTTCTACTCGGGGGTTTTCGCCCCCGCCGACAAGGAAGGCAACCAGCCGATGGACCTGCCCGGCGTGCTGGCGCGCCTGCGTATCCTCACCGCATCCGACGGCCAGGGCGGCAAGCTCGGCATCGTCCACAACCCGATCGACAACACGTACACCCTGGTCGCCAGGGTGACGTTCCCCGGCCTCGCGCTGATCGACACCGACCGGCAGAACAACAGGGTCCGGCAGTGGGCCACCTTCCTGCGCTCCCAGTGCAAGGAAGACGGGGCGATCGTCCGCCTGCAGGTCCACCAGCGCTCTCTGCCGGACGACGGGGAGGCCCTGCGGTCCTGGACCAGCCGGCACATCAGCCCGGACGCGCCCCCGGCGGCCGTCCAGGCGCTGGGCGAGCTGATGGAGTCCGCCGGGCCCGCCGCCACCATCCGCGAGACGTACCTGTCGGTGACGCTCTCCTCGACCCGCGCACGGCTTGCCGTGCGCGGGGCCGGCGGCGGCCAGATCGGCGCGGCCGCCGTCCTCGTGCGGGAGTTCAACGCGATGACCGGCACGCTGAGCTCCGCCGGGCTGCAGGTGGTGGAGGTGCTCGACCCGCGCCGGGTCGCAGCCGTGATCCGCACGGCCTTCGACCCGCACTCCCAGCAGATGCTCGCGGCCCGCACCTCCGCGGCGGGCCTGGAGAGCTGGACCGGCACCGCGCCGGGCCTCGACCCGGCGCTCGCCGGCCCGGCCGCCGCCGAGACCACCTGGGGCCTGTACCAGCACGACGGCGCGTGGACCGTCACCTACCAGGTCAGGGGATTCCCACAGTCCGAGGTGTTCGCCACCTTCTTGCAGCCTTTGCTGCGGCCGCGTTCCAACGCCAGGCGCTCGATGTCGCTGGTGTACGAGCCGGTCGGCCCGTCCAAGGCGCGCCGGGAACTGAGCCGGGAGCGGTCCAAGCGCCAGGCCGCCGGCATCCTGCGCAAGAAGACCGGCAGGGCCGAGTCTGAGGACGAGCGCCGCGAGGACGCCATCGCCCGTGACCAGGACATCGCCCGCGCCTCCGGCCAGGGCGTCGTTCGGATGGTCGCCCTGATCGCGGTCACCGTGACCAACTTGGACGAGCTGGAGACGGCGTGCGCCGAGCTCCAGGCCGACGCCTCCGACGCCGGGCTCGAACTGCGGCGCTGCTGGGGCGCCATGGATGAGGCTTTCGCTGCCGCCGCGCTCCCGCTCGGCATGGGCCTGCCGCCCCGGAGGACCGCGCTGTGA
- a CDS encoding bifunctional lytic transglycosylase/C40 family peptidase, which translates to MQIKRGLAAVVGAVVMSPLALGVGLVMFISMFDDDSGGGGPVLVGSGTLRVGPGGVPEQYAKFIQDAAAACDQGLSAGVLAAQINAESAFDPRADSGQAQGIAQFTPDTWKTWGNGGNVWEPADAIAAQGRFMCSLLKTAKQHPDYAGSPVELALAGYNAGWGRVDEYKGVPPASFAQGQTYNYVKKIMEDVRKFTMGNDTTPVDLPADYQLPEGTPEQVKTAVAWALAQRGGWYQWGGSCTNPLGDDPMGRCDCSSLMQQAYAKANVSIPRVTFDQVKIGTRVGIDDVKPGDLVFNAGSDGSDDSPGHVGMYVGNGMIVEAPHTGAQTRVVAYDGWRNSTKATTRITHVVRVVQW; encoded by the coding sequence TTGCAAATCAAACGGGGGCTGGCGGCCGTCGTCGGCGCTGTGGTGATGAGCCCGCTGGCGCTGGGCGTGGGGCTGGTCATGTTCATTTCTATGTTCGACGACGACTCGGGCGGCGGCGGCCCTGTCCTGGTGGGTTCGGGAACCCTGCGGGTCGGGCCGGGCGGAGTGCCCGAGCAGTACGCCAAGTTCATCCAGGACGCGGCCGCGGCCTGCGACCAGGGGCTGAGTGCCGGGGTCCTGGCCGCCCAGATCAACGCCGAGAGTGCGTTCGACCCGCGGGCCGATTCCGGCCAGGCGCAGGGCATCGCGCAGTTCACCCCGGACACCTGGAAGACGTGGGGCAACGGGGGGAACGTCTGGGAGCCGGCCGACGCGATCGCCGCGCAGGGCAGGTTCATGTGCAGCCTGCTCAAAACCGCCAAGCAGCACCCCGACTACGCCGGGTCGCCGGTCGAGTTGGCGCTGGCCGGCTACAACGCGGGGTGGGGCCGGGTGGACGAGTACAAGGGCGTGCCCCCAGCGTCATTCGCGCAGGGGCAGACCTACAACTACGTCAAGAAGATCATGGAGGACGTCCGCAAGTTCACGATGGGCAACGACACCACGCCAGTGGACCTGCCCGCGGACTACCAGCTCCCCGAGGGCACCCCGGAGCAGGTCAAGACGGCCGTGGCGTGGGCGCTGGCCCAGCGCGGAGGCTGGTATCAGTGGGGCGGCAGCTGCACCAACCCCCTCGGCGACGATCCCATGGGCCGCTGTGACTGCTCCTCCCTGATGCAGCAGGCGTATGCCAAGGCCAACGTGTCGATCCCCCGGGTGACCTTCGACCAGGTCAAGATCGGCACCCGGGTAGGCATTGACGACGTGAAGCCGGGCGACCTGGTGTTCAACGCCGGGTCCGACGGCAGCGACGACAGCCCCGGTCACGTCGGGATGTACGTGGGGAACGGCATGATCGTTGAGGCTCCGCACACCGGTGCCCAGACCCGGGTGGTGGCGTACGACGGGTGGCGCAACAGCACCAAGGCGACCACCCGGATCACCCACGTCGTGCGGGTGGTGCAGTGGTGA
- a CDS encoding RapZ C-terminal domain-containing protein, which translates to MRLTIISFGYLHNSVTRPQPAAHWSADLREHFRDPHIRPELRHMTARDVEVVDAVLTTPGIAELLDSAVAAVRAFASGPAGDRPMTVAVGCAGGRHRAAVFAQELASLVRPEGYDVEVLHRDLDLPVVERTDGQSAQDAARDQLAVAFAEALDRALSDGYMGLDADEMAGQLADIAAALQHRDVPRPAVERDVTGQTTLTVGGITVRGAVSVGLVAGRIERLTIRKNRP; encoded by the coding sequence ATGCGCCTGACCATCATCAGCTTCGGCTACCTGCACAACAGCGTGACGAGGCCCCAGCCCGCCGCCCACTGGAGCGCTGACCTGCGCGAGCACTTCCGAGACCCTCACATCCGGCCCGAGCTGCGGCACATGACCGCCCGCGACGTCGAGGTGGTCGACGCCGTGCTCACTACCCCCGGCATCGCCGAACTCCTGGACTCCGCCGTGGCGGCGGTGCGCGCTTTCGCCAGCGGCCCGGCCGGCGACCGGCCGATGACCGTGGCCGTCGGATGCGCCGGCGGACGTCACAGGGCAGCCGTCTTCGCCCAGGAACTCGCCTCCCTGGTTCGGCCCGAGGGCTACGACGTCGAGGTGCTGCACCGCGACCTGGACCTGCCGGTGGTCGAGCGGACCGACGGCCAGAGCGCCCAGGACGCCGCCCGCGACCAGCTCGCCGTCGCGTTCGCCGAGGCGCTCGACCGCGCCCTCTCCGACGGCTACATGGGCCTGGACGCGGACGAGATGGCCGGCCAGCTCGCCGACATCGCCGCCGCCCTGCAGCACCGCGACGTCCCCCGCCCGGCGGTCGAGCGCGACGTCACCGGCCAGACGACGCTCACCGTGGGCGGCATCACTGTGCGGGGGGCCGTGAGCGTGGGCCTGGTCGCCGGCCGCATCGAGCGGCTGACCATTAGGAAGAACCGCCCCTGA